Proteins from a genomic interval of Streptococcus sp. D7B5:
- a CDS encoding phosphoglycerate kinase gives MAKLTVKDVDLKGKKVLVRVDFNVPVKDGVITNDNRITAALPTIKYILEQGGRAILFSHLGRVKEEADKEGKSLAPVAADLATKLGQEVKFIPGVTRGAELEAAVNALEDGQVLLVENTRFEDVDGKKESKNDPELGKYWASLGDGIFVNDAFGTAHRAHASNVGISANVEKAVAGFLLENEIAYIQEAVEAPERPFVAILGGSKVSDKIGVIENLLEKADKVLIGGGMTYTFYKAQGIEIGNSLVEEDKLDVAKALLEKANGKLILPVDSKEANAFADYTEVKDTEGEAVDPGFLGLDIGPKSIAKFDEALTGAKTVVWNGPMGVFENPDFQAGTIGVMDAIVKQPGVKSIIGGGDSAAAAINLGRADKFSWISTGGGASMELLEGKVLPGLAALTEK, from the coding sequence ATGGCAAAATTGACTGTTAAAGACGTTGACTTGAAAGGGAAAAAAGTTCTCGTTCGTGTTGACTTCAACGTACCTGTTAAAGATGGCGTGATTACCAATGACAACCGTATCACTGCAGCTCTTCCAACTATCAAGTACATCCTTGAACAAGGTGGACGTGCAATCCTCTTCTCTCACCTTGGACGTGTAAAAGAAGAAGCAGACAAAGAAGGTAAATCACTTGCTCCTGTAGCTGCTGACTTGGCTACTAAATTGGGACAAGAAGTTAAATTTATCCCAGGTGTTACACGTGGTGCTGAATTGGAAGCCGCTGTTAACGCTCTTGAAGATGGACAAGTTCTCTTGGTTGAAAACACTCGTTTCGAAGATGTTGATGGCAAGAAAGAATCTAAAAACGATCCTGAGCTTGGTAAATACTGGGCATCACTTGGAGACGGTATCTTCGTAAACGATGCATTTGGTACAGCTCACCGTGCACACGCATCTAACGTTGGTATCTCAGCAAACGTTGAAAAAGCAGTTGCTGGATTCCTTCTTGAAAACGAGATTGCTTACATCCAAGAAGCAGTTGAAGCTCCAGAACGTCCATTCGTAGCGATTCTTGGTGGTTCAAAAGTTTCAGACAAGATTGGTGTTATCGAAAACTTGCTTGAAAAAGCTGATAAAGTGCTTATCGGTGGTGGGATGACTTACACATTCTACAAAGCTCAAGGTATCGAAATCGGTAACTCACTTGTAGAAGAAGACAAATTGGATGTTGCGAAAGCTCTTCTTGAAAAAGCAAACGGCAAATTGATCTTGCCAGTTGACTCAAAAGAAGCAAACGCATTTGCTGACTACACTGAAGTGAAAGACACTGAAGGTGAAGCAGTAGACCCAGGTTTCCTTGGTTTGGATATCGGTCCAAAATCTATCGCTAAATTTGACGAAGCTTTGACTGGTGCCAAAACAGTTGTATGGAACGGACCTATGGGTGTATTTGAAAACCCTGACTTCCAAGCTGGTACAATCGGTGTCATGGACGCTATCGTGAAACAACCTGGTGTTAAATCAATCATCGGTGGTGGTGACTCAGCTGCTGCAGCCATCAACCTTGGCCGTGCAGACAAGTTCTCATGGATCTCTACTGGTGGTGGAGCATCAATGGAACTCCTTGAAGGTAAAGTATTGCCAGGACTTGCAGCTTTGACTGAAAAATAA
- a CDS encoding YafY family protein — protein MKLERLIYILLSLLNKKRITAKEIAERFEISTRTVYRDMDTLSLAGIPIYSERGDKGGFYIPSDYKIDRNFFTEEERQFIINMSQNVSKIVGHSSLDSIEHKLSSQDIARANSPFYFDLSSWTLNTNYLLDIEEAIQTEQMISFSYYSKKQEKSQRTVIPYRLIYKLNAWYVIGYCLEKLDFRIFKLTRIRELELVEIKDKPFDYPRLSQEKLELFLNPPKNKVEGQREEIELVFTRFALPKIYDHFTEEEIRVEDEIIKVQAFRALTPAFFDLLLSFGYQVKVVSPSHLQNLLVSTLKKNLQQYDNL, from the coding sequence ATGAAATTAGAAAGACTAATCTATATTCTACTGTCTCTTTTAAATAAGAAGAGGATAACAGCTAAAGAGATTGCAGAGAGGTTTGAAATATCTACTCGAACTGTATATAGGGACATGGATACACTCAGTTTAGCGGGGATCCCAATCTATTCGGAACGCGGAGATAAGGGAGGTTTCTATATACCAAGCGACTATAAGATAGACAGGAACTTTTTCACTGAGGAAGAGAGACAGTTTATCATTAATATGAGCCAAAATGTTAGTAAAATCGTTGGTCATTCAAGTCTTGACAGTATCGAACACAAGCTTTCTTCTCAAGATATTGCAAGAGCAAACAGTCCTTTTTACTTTGATCTCAGTTCCTGGACTCTTAATACAAATTATTTACTAGACATTGAGGAAGCGATACAAACTGAACAGATGATTTCTTTTTCTTACTATTCGAAAAAGCAAGAGAAAAGTCAGCGAACGGTTATTCCATACAGATTGATCTATAAACTGAATGCTTGGTATGTTATCGGTTACTGCTTAGAAAAATTAGATTTTCGTATTTTTAAATTAACTCGAATTCGTGAACTAGAACTAGTGGAGATAAAAGATAAACCATTCGATTATCCACGTTTATCTCAAGAAAAGTTAGAGCTTTTTTTAAATCCCCCCAAAAATAAAGTGGAGGGGCAAAGAGAAGAAATCGAACTAGTTTTTACAAGATTTGCACTCCCAAAAATCTACGATCACTTCACGGAAGAAGAAATCAGAGTCGAGGACGAAATAATAAAAGTTCAAGCATTCAGAGCTTTAACTCCTGCATTTTTTGATTTACTCTTAAGCTTTGGTTATCAAGTAAAGGTCGTATCTCCAAGTCACTTACAAAATCTACTGGTCAGTACTCTCAAAAAAAATCTTCAGCAATATGACAACCTGTAG
- a CDS encoding bacterial Ig-like domain-containing protein produces the protein MKNLFFEKRCRYSIRKLSIGACSLIIGSALFASPALAEQVGVPETAANTSAQATSASETANPDTAAIEKQLEETENKVAEQPISENTPAITDLVNEKEEAKPALTDKTEKPAQPTEKEEVKPAEAPQVTEKKADKPTLADVPKNEEKSLRPKEIKFDTWEDLLKWEPGAREDDPINRSSVELAKRHRGQLVNEKASRRAKVQALANTNSKAKDHASVGGEEFKAYAFDYWQYLDSMVFWEGLVPTPDVIDAGHRNGVPVYGTLFFNWSNSIADQEKFAAALKQDADGTFPIARKLVDLAKYYGFDGYFINQETTGELVAPLGEKMRQFMLYTKEYAAKVNHPIKYAWYDAMTYKYGRYHEDGLGDYNYQFMQKEGDKVPADQFFANFNWNKEKNDHSVEMAKWLERSQYDVFAGLELQQGGSYKTKVKWDALLDEKGKLRLSLGLFAPDTITSLGKTGEDYHKNEDIFFTGYQGDPTAQKPADKEWYGIANLVADRTPAVGRTFTTSFNTGHGRKWFVDGKVSKDSEWNYRSVSGVLPTWRWWQTSTGEKLRAEYDFTDAYNGGNSLKFSGDVAGKTDQDVNLYSTKLEVTENTKLRVAHKGGKGSKVYMAFSTTPDYKFEDAAAWKELTLSDDWKNEEFDLSSLAGKTIYAVKLFFEHEGSVKDYQFNLGQLTISDNHQAPQAPTGLSVVKQSLKNAQEAEAVVQFAGNQDADFYEVYEKDGDNWRLLTGSSASTIYLPKVSRSANATGRTQELKVVAVGKNGLRSEAATAFFNWGMTVQDTTLPRPLAENIVPGATVIGSTFPNTEGGEGIEGMLNGTITSLSDKWSSAQLSGSVDIRLTKPRTVVRWVMDHAGAGGESVNDGLMNTKDFDLYYKDTDGEWKLAKEVRGNKAHVTDITLDKPITAQDWRLKVITSDNGTPWKAIRIYNWKMYETLDTESQNIPMAKVAARSLGNHQVQLGFSDVPAGATITVYDKADSQTPIATLKSETGGDLATAPLGFDKQPTLLYYRTQLPGKEISNTLAVAIPQDERKIVAVSLEKGPKKTVYKEGEKLDLRGGTLRVQYEEGQADELINLTHSGVTVSGYNAHQKGEQKLTVSYLGLPVSGDLKVQVTGQDEGKPKEVAGLYITQKPKTDYLVGEQLDLAEGRFGILYDDETEESHAFTDQGVEITGYDAQKTGRQTLTLHYKGHTAEFDVLVSPKAAVNDEYLKQEITAAQGRQSTLAYTFSSEDKQAALVEKLNAAKAVAENHNASQEEVNQALNELKQAGTDLDGNQRYQTAREELEGLLESLREKDSQAELIAQAETLLASEMPTPQDFAEMKEKLNKKLAPAEESHHVGSMDPNEVAPTVEALPELVVETETTAFERQERPNVDLLKGQRQLVQKGVEGQVRHFVEVDSQGKRTLRSTEVVKEAIPEITEVGTKVLSSNQPAEGVKDLVLETPKLEVEEGTVSFERQERPNAALLKGKRQLVQAGVEGQVRRFVEVDAQGKRTLHSTEVLKEALPEIVEVGTKEEQVSQTRDQALSAAPAKIEEVSKELPNTGATRDASLVALGLLGLMSGYGLLAGKKRED, from the coding sequence ATGAAAAATCTATTTTTTGAAAAACGTTGCCGTTACAGTATTCGTAAGCTGTCAATCGGGGCTTGTTCCTTGATAATTGGTTCAGCTTTATTTGCGAGCCCAGCTCTTGCGGAACAGGTTGGTGTTCCTGAAACAGCTGCAAATACGAGCGCCCAAGCTACAAGTGCGAGTGAAACCGCTAATCCAGACACTGCAGCTATCGAAAAACAATTAGAGGAAACTGAAAACAAAGTAGCTGAGCAACCAATTTCAGAAAACACTCCAGCAATAACGGATCTGGTTAATGAAAAAGAAGAAGCGAAGCCAGCTCTGACAGATAAAACTGAAAAACCTGCTCAACCAACTGAAAAAGAAGAAGTCAAACCAGCGGAAGCTCCTCAAGTGACTGAGAAGAAAGCCGACAAACCGACTCTAGCAGACGTTCCTAAAAATGAAGAAAAGAGTCTCCGACCAAAAGAAATCAAATTTGATACTTGGGAGGATTTGTTGAAATGGGAACCGGGTGCGCGTGAGGATGATCCCATTAACCGTTCATCAGTTGAACTCGCCAAGCGCCATAGAGGCCAGTTGGTTAATGAAAAAGCAAGCAGAAGAGCCAAGGTTCAAGCTCTAGCAAATACCAACTCAAAAGCTAAAGACCACGCTTCTGTCGGTGGTGAGGAATTCAAGGCCTACGCTTTTGATTACTGGCAATACTTGGATTCAATGGTCTTCTGGGAAGGTCTAGTTCCAACTCCAGATGTCATTGATGCCGGTCACCGCAACGGAGTTCCCGTTTATGGAACACTCTTTTTCAACTGGTCAAATAGCATTGCCGACCAAGAGAAATTTGCAGCTGCCTTGAAACAAGATGCAGATGGCACCTTCCCTATCGCACGGAAACTTGTCGATCTTGCTAAGTACTATGGATTTGATGGATATTTCATTAATCAGGAAACAACGGGGGAATTGGTAGCACCTCTTGGTGAAAAAATGCGCCAATTCATGCTCTATACAAAAGAATATGCAGCTAAGGTCAACCACCCAATCAAGTATGCTTGGTACGATGCCATGACCTACAAATATGGTCGTTACCACGAAGATGGTCTAGGTGATTACAACTACCAGTTCATGCAAAAAGAAGGAGACAAAGTCCCTGCAGATCAATTTTTTGCCAATTTCAACTGGAACAAGGAAAAGAATGACCACTCCGTAGAGATGGCAAAATGGCTAGAACGTAGCCAGTATGATGTCTTTGCAGGCTTGGAATTGCAACAAGGTGGCTCTTATAAGACCAAAGTCAAATGGGATGCCCTCTTAGATGAAAAAGGCAAGTTGCGTTTGTCACTTGGACTTTTTGCACCAGATACGATTACCAGTCTAGGAAAAACAGGCGAAGACTACCACAAGAACGAAGATATCTTCTTCACAGGCTACCAAGGAGATCCAACGGCTCAAAAACCAGCTGACAAAGAGTGGTATGGGATTGCCAATTTAGTTGCTGACCGCACACCAGCAGTTGGCCGAACCTTCACGACCTCTTTTAATACAGGCCATGGTAGAAAGTGGTTTGTAGACGGTAAAGTTTCTAAGGATTCTGAGTGGAACTACCGTTCGGTTTCAGGTGTCTTGCCAACATGGCGCTGGTGGCAGACTTCAACGGGGGAAAAACTTCGTGCAGAATATGACTTTACAGATGCCTATAATGGAGGTAACTCCCTTAAATTCTCAGGTGATGTAGCTGGTAAGACGGACCAGGATGTGAATTTGTATTCTACCAAACTAGAAGTAACTGAAAACACCAAACTTCGGGTTGCCCACAAGGGAGGAAAAGGCTCTAAAGTTTATATGGCCTTCTCTACGACTCCAGACTACAAATTTGAGGATGCAGCTGCATGGAAAGAACTGACTCTCTCTGATGACTGGAAGAATGAAGAATTTGACCTTAGCTCACTAGCTGGAAAAACCATCTATGCAGTCAAACTCTTCTTCGAGCATGAAGGTTCTGTAAAAGATTACCAGTTCAACCTAGGACAATTAACTATCTCGGACAATCACCAAGCGCCACAAGCACCTACAGGTCTCTCAGTAGTGAAACAATCTCTTAAGAATGCTCAAGAAGCTGAAGCAGTGGTTCAGTTTGCGGGTAACCAAGATGCAGATTTCTATGAAGTCTACGAAAAAGATGGGGATAACTGGCGTTTGTTGACAGGATCATCTGCTTCCACTATCTACTTGCCAAAAGTTAGCCGCTCTGCTAATGCGACTGGTAGGACTCAGGAATTGAAAGTCGTTGCGGTTGGTAAAAATGGACTTCGTTCTGAAGCAGCGACGGCATTCTTTAACTGGGGGATGACAGTTCAGGATACGACCCTCCCAAGACCTTTGGCTGAAAATATTGTTCCAGGGGCAACAGTTATCGGTAGCACTTTCCCAAATACTGAAGGTGGAGAAGGCATCGAAGGTATGTTGAACGGTACCATTACTAGCTTGTCAGATAAGTGGTCTTCAGCTCAGTTGAGCGGTAGTGTGGATATTCGCTTGACCAAGCCACGTACCGTTGTTAGATGGGTCATGGATCATGCGGGAGCTGGTGGAGAATCCGTAAACGACGGTTTGATGAATACCAAGGACTTTGATCTTTACTACAAGGATACAGACGGTGAGTGGAAACTAGCCAAGGAAGTCCGTGGCAATAAAGCGCACGTGACAGATATCACTCTTGACAAACCAATTACTGCTCAAGACTGGCGCCTAAAAGTTATCACTTCAGATAATGGGACACCTTGGAAAGCCATTCGCATCTATAACTGGAAGATGTACGAAACACTAGATACAGAAAGTCAAAATATTCCAATGGCTAAGGTAGCTGCCCGTTCACTTGGAAACCATCAAGTTCAACTAGGCTTCTCTGATGTTCCAGCGGGTGCAACTATCACCGTTTACGACAAGGCAGATTCACAAACACCGATTGCAACTTTGAAGTCTGAAACTGGAGGCGACTTGGCAACAGCACCATTGGGCTTTGACAAGCAACCAACTCTCCTCTACTATCGTACCCAACTACCTGGAAAAGAAATCAGTAACACCTTGGCAGTAGCGATTCCGCAGGATGAGAGAAAAATTGTTGCAGTTAGTCTTGAAAAAGGGCCTAAGAAGACAGTTTATAAAGAGGGAGAAAAACTGGACCTTAGAGGCGGCACTCTCCGTGTTCAATACGAAGAGGGACAAGCCGATGAGCTGATCAACCTTACTCATTCAGGTGTGACAGTATCTGGCTACAACGCTCATCAAAAAGGGGAACAAAAGCTCACAGTTAGCTATCTTGGACTTCCAGTAAGCGGTGACTTGAAGGTACAAGTGACTGGTCAAGATGAAGGAAAACCAAAGGAAGTAGCAGGTCTGTACATTACTCAGAAACCGAAAACGGACTATCTAGTAGGAGAGCAACTGGATCTTGCAGAAGGGCGCTTCGGCATTCTCTATGATGATGAGACAGAAGAAAGCCATGCCTTCACGGATCAAGGTGTTGAAATTACGGGCTACGATGCTCAAAAGACTGGTCGTCAGACCTTGACCCTTCATTACAAGGGACACACAGCTGAGTTTGACGTCTTGGTTTCTCCAAAAGCAGCTGTCAACGACGAGTACCTCAAACAAGAAATTACTGCTGCCCAAGGCCGTCAGTCAACCCTTGCCTACACCTTCTCAAGCGAGGACAAACAAGCAGCACTAGTAGAGAAGCTCAATGCAGCGAAAGCTGTAGCAGAAAACCATAATGCTAGCCAAGAAGAAGTCAACCAGGCTTTGAATGAGTTGAAACAAGCAGGGACAGACTTGGATGGAAATCAACGTTATCAGACTGCTAGAGAAGAATTGGAAGGTTTGCTCGAATCCCTTCGTGAAAAAGATTCTCAAGCTGAGTTGATTGCCCAAGCAGAAACTTTGTTGGCTTCAGAGATGCCAACTCCACAAGATTTTGCGGAAATGAAAGAAAAGCTAAATAAGAAACTAGCTCCTGCAGAAGAAAGTCACCATGTTGGTAGCATGGATCCTAATGAAGTGGCCCCAACAGTTGAAGCCCTCCCTGAACTAGTTGTTGAAACTGAAACAACAGCCTTTGAACGTCAAGAGCGACCAAATGTGGATCTTCTGAAAGGTCAACGTCAACTTGTCCAAAAAGGAGTTGAAGGTCAAGTCCGCCACTTTGTAGAAGTAGATAGCCAAGGCAAACGCACTCTTCGTTCGACTGAGGTAGTCAAGGAAGCAATCCCAGAAATCACCGAAGTTGGAACAAAAGTTCTATCAAGCAACCAACCAGCTGAAGGTGTGAAAGATTTAGTTCTAGAAACTCCGAAACTGGAAGTTGAAGAGGGAACAGTTTCCTTCGAACGTCAAGAACGACCAAATGCAGCCCTTCTCAAAGGCAAACGCCAGCTAGTTCAAGCAGGCGTTGAAGGCCAAGTTCGTCGCTTTGTAGAAGTTGATGCTCAGGGCAAACGCACCCTTCATTCTACTGAGGTTCTCAAGGAAGCTCTTCCAGAAATTGTCGAAGTAGGAACGAAAGAAGAGCAAGTCTCACAAACAAGAGATCAAGCTCTTTCAGCAGCACCAGCAAAAATTGAAGAAGTAAGTAAAGAGCTTCCAAATACGGGAGCGACAAGAGATGCTAGTCTAGTAGCGCTGGGACTCCTCGGACTAATGAGTGGCTACGGCTTGCTTGCTGGAAAGAAGAGAGAAGACTAA
- a CDS encoding Na/Pi cotransporter family protein has product MSINWQEILFHFLGGLGLFLYSIKTMGDGLQQAAGDRLRFYIDKYTSNPFFGVLVGIGMTALIQSSSGVTVITVGLVSAGLLTLRQAIGIVMGANIGTTVTSFIIGFKLGDYALPMLFIGAVCLFFTKNRSINNIGRIIFGVGGIFFALNLMSGAMEPLKDLQVFRDYMVELSKSPILGVFVGTGLTLLIQASSATIGILQNLYASGLIDLQGALPVLFGDNIGTTITAIIASLGANIAAKRVAGAHVAFNVIGTVICIVLLVPFTGLIQWFESALNLAPEMTIAFAHGTFNITNTIIQFPFIGALAYLVTKIIPGEDEVVKYEALYLDEQLIKQAPSIALGNAKKELLHLGNYAAKAFDLSYTYIISLDEKVAEKGHKTEEAINTIDEKLTRYLIRLSSESLSQKESEILTNILDSSRDLERIGDHAEGLINLTDYLQRKNVQFSEAALKELAEIYHATTEFIKDALDSVENNDIEKAQSLIERHKEINNMERVLRKTHIKRLNKGECSTQAGVNFIDIISHYTRVSDHAMNLAEKVIAEQI; this is encoded by the coding sequence ATGTCCATTAATTGGCAGGAAATTTTATTTCACTTTTTAGGTGGTCTGGGACTATTTTTATATAGTATCAAGACCATGGGAGACGGTTTGCAACAAGCTGCTGGAGATCGCCTTCGTTTTTACATTGACAAATATACTAGCAATCCCTTCTTCGGTGTGCTGGTTGGTATCGGTATGACGGCGCTGATTCAATCAAGTTCTGGTGTTACAGTCATTACAGTGGGACTTGTCAGTGCAGGACTTTTGACCTTGCGTCAGGCTATCGGTATTGTCATGGGTGCCAATATTGGAACCACCGTTACATCCTTTATCATCGGTTTTAAGCTAGGAGATTACGCCTTACCTATGCTCTTTATCGGAGCGGTTTGTCTCTTCTTCACCAAGAATCGCTCCATCAATAACATCGGACGGATTATCTTTGGTGTAGGAGGTATCTTCTTCGCTCTCAATCTTATGAGCGGTGCAATGGAACCCCTAAAAGACCTGCAAGTCTTTAGAGACTACATGGTTGAACTAAGTAAGAGTCCTATTCTAGGTGTCTTTGTCGGAACTGGACTGACCCTACTCATTCAAGCTTCATCCGCAACTATCGGTATCTTACAGAACTTATACGCAAGTGGTTTGATTGACCTGCAAGGTGCTCTACCGGTCTTGTTTGGTGATAATATCGGAACGACCATTACAGCCATCATTGCTTCTCTTGGAGCCAATATCGCTGCCAAACGTGTTGCTGGTGCCCACGTTGCCTTTAACGTGATTGGTACGGTTATCTGTATTGTCCTCCTTGTTCCTTTCACTGGCTTGATTCAATGGTTTGAATCTGCACTCAATCTAGCTCCAGAAATGACCATCGCCTTTGCACACGGGACCTTTAATATTACAAATACCATTATCCAGTTCCCATTCATCGGTGCCTTAGCTTACCTTGTGACCAAGATCATTCCTGGTGAAGATGAAGTTGTTAAATACGAGGCTCTCTACTTGGATGAACAACTCATCAAACAGGCGCCTTCTATCGCTCTAGGAAATGCTAAAAAAGAACTTTTGCACTTAGGGAACTATGCAGCCAAAGCTTTTGACCTTTCTTATACCTATATCATCAGTTTGGATGAAAAGGTAGCTGAAAAAGGGCACAAGACAGAGGAAGCCATCAACACCATCGATGAAAAACTCACTCGTTACCTCATCAGACTCTCAAGCGAATCCTTGAGTCAAAAGGAAAGTGAAATTTTAACCAATATTCTTGACTCATCACGTGATTTGGAACGGATTGGAGACCACGCAGAAGGGTTAATCAACCTAACAGACTATCTCCAACGCAAGAATGTTCAGTTCTCTGAGGCCGCTTTGAAAGAGCTAGCTGAGATTTATCACGCTACCACTGAGTTCATCAAGGATGCCCTTGATAGTGTGGAAAACAATGATATTGAAAAAGCTCAGAGTCTGATTGAACGCCATAAAGAAATCAACAATATGGAACGCGTTCTCAGAAAGACCCACATCAAACGCCTTAACAAGGGTGAGTGTTCTACACAAGCCGGAGTCAACTTTATCGACATCATTTCCCACTACACTCGTGTATCTGACCACGCCATGAACCTTGCTGAAAAGGTCATCGCTGAACAAATTTAA
- a CDS encoding enterocin immunity protein, with protein MAEPNLESLIKDLYNHARQGLSEDLVAALLETAKKLPTTNEQLLAVRLSGLVTRELLINPKHPAPELINLARFIKREEAKYRGTAVSAIMFGELFKML; from the coding sequence ATGGCAGAACCAAACCTAGAAAGCCTTATAAAAGATCTCTATAACCATGCCCGTCAGGGCTTGAGTGAAGATTTAGTTGCTGCTCTCCTAGAGACTGCTAAAAAACTACCTACTACAAATGAGCAATTACTAGCAGTGCGACTCTCAGGACTGGTCACTCGTGAATTGCTCATCAATCCCAAACACCCGGCACCTGAATTGATCAACTTGGCGCGCTTTATCAAAAGAGAAGAAGCCAAGTATAGAGGCACTGCAGTTTCTGCTATCATGTTTGGAGAGCTATTTAAAATGCTTTGA
- the pepA gene encoding glutamyl aminopeptidase codes for MTTLFSKIKEVTEIPAISGHEAPVRTYLREKLTPHVDEVVTDGLGGIFGIKHSEAADAPRVLVASHMDEVGFMVSEIKPDGTFRVVEIGGWNPMVVSSQRFKLFTRDGREIPVISGSVPPHLTRGTGGPTMPAISDIIFDGGFADKAEAESFGIRPGDTIVPDSSAILTANEKNIISKAWDNRYGVLMVSELAEALSGQKLGNELYLGSNVQEEVGLRGAHTSTTKFDPEVFLAVDCSPAGDVYGGQGKIGDGTLIRFYDPGHLLLPGMKDFLLTTAEEAGIKYQYYCGKGGTDAGAAHLKNGGVPSTTIGVCARYIHSHQTLYAMDDFLEAQAFLQALVKKLDRSTVNLIKNY; via the coding sequence ATGACAACATTATTTTCAAAAATCAAAGAAGTAACAGAAATCCCTGCAATCTCAGGTCATGAGGCACCTGTCCGGACCTATCTTCGTGAAAAGTTGACACCGCATGTGGACGAAGTGGTGACAGATGGATTGGGTGGTATTTTTGGTATCAAACATTCAGAAGCTGCCGATGCACCCCGTGTTTTGGTCGCTTCTCATATGGATGAAGTTGGTTTTATGGTCAGCGAGATTAAGCCAGATGGGACCTTCCGTGTCGTTGAAATCGGTGGTTGGAATCCAATGGTAGTCAGCAGCCAACGCTTTAAACTCTTTACTCGTGATGGTCGTGAAATTCCTGTGATTTCAGGTTCTGTTCCGCCACATTTGACACGTGGAACAGGTGGCCCAACCATGCCAGCTATCTCTGATATCATTTTTGATGGTGGGTTTGCGGATAAGGCTGAAGCAGAAAGTTTTGGCATCCGTCCAGGTGACACCATTGTCCCTGATAGTTCCGCTATCTTGACAGCCAATGAAAAAAATATCATCTCAAAAGCTTGGGACAATCGCTACGGTGTCCTCATGGTAAGCGAGCTAGCTGAAGCTTTATCAGGTCAAAAACTCGGAAATGAACTCTATCTTGGCTCTAACGTCCAAGAAGAGGTTGGTCTCCGTGGGGCTCATACTTCCACAACTAAGTTTGACCCAGAAGTCTTTCTGGCAGTTGACTGTTCACCTGCTGGTGATGTTTATGGTGGCCAAGGTAAGATTGGGGACGGAACCTTGATTCGCTTCTACGATCCAGGTCACTTGCTTCTCCCAGGTATGAAGGATTTCCTTTTGACAACGGCTGAAGAAGCTGGTATCAAGTATCAATACTACTGTGGAAAAGGCGGAACGGATGCTGGAGCAGCTCACCTGAAAAATGGAGGTGTTCCATCTACAACTATCGGTGTCTGCGCTCGTTATATCCATTCTCACCAAACTCTCTACGCGATGGATGACTTCCTAGAAGCTCAAGCTTTCTTGCAAGCCTTGGTGAAAAAATTGGACCGCTCAACGGTTAATTTGATTAAAAATTATTAA
- the yidD gene encoding membrane protein insertion efficiency factor YidD: MKRILIAPVRFYQRFISPAFPPSCRFEPTCSNYMIQAIEKHGFKGVLMGLARILRCHPWSKIGKDPVPDHFSLKRNHKQKESA; this comes from the coding sequence ATGAAACGAATCTTAATAGCGCCAGTACGCTTTTACCAACGTTTTATCTCACCAGCCTTTCCACCCTCTTGTCGTTTTGAGCCTACTTGTTCCAACTACATGATTCAAGCTATTGAAAAACATGGCTTCAAGGGTGTCTTGATGGGCTTGGCTCGGATTTTGCGTTGTCATCCTTGGTCGAAAATAGGCAAAGATCCTGTGCCAGACCACTTTTCACTCAAACGAAATCATAAACAAAAAGAATCAGCCTGA
- a CDS encoding pseudouridine synthase → MRINKYIAHAGVASRRKAEELIKQGLVTVNGQVVRELATTIKSGDKVEVEGQPIYNEEKVYYLLNKPRGVISSVTDDKGRKTVVDLLPNVKERIYPVGRLDWDTSGVLILTNDGDFTDEMIHPRNEIDKVYVARVKGVANKDNLRPLTRGVEIEGKKTKPAVYEILKVDPVKNRSVVQLTIHEGRNHQVKKMFEAVGLQVDKLSRTRFGHLDLTGLRPGESRRLNKKEISQLHTMAVTKK, encoded by the coding sequence ATGAGAATCAATAAATATATTGCCCACGCAGGTGTGGCCAGTAGGAGAAAAGCAGAAGAGTTGATCAAGCAAGGCTTGGTGACGGTCAACGGCCAAGTGGTGCGTGAACTCGCAACGACCATCAAGTCTGGTGACAAGGTCGAAGTTGAAGGTCAACCTATCTACAACGAAGAAAAGGTCTACTATCTGCTTAACAAACCACGCGGTGTGATTTCCAGTGTGACAGATGACAAGGGTCGCAAGACGGTTGTGGATCTCTTGCCCAATGTCAAAGAACGTATTTACCCAGTTGGACGTTTGGACTGGGATACATCCGGTGTCTTGATTTTGACCAATGATGGGGATTTTACGGATGAAATGATTCACCCTCGTAATGAGATTGACAAGGTTTATGTCGCGCGTGTTAAAGGTGTGGCCAATAAGGATAATCTCCGCCCTTTGACGCGTGGAGTGGAGATTGAGGGCAAGAAAACCAAGCCAGCTGTCTATGAGATTCTCAAAGTGGATCCAGTAAAAAATCGCTCAGTAGTGCAGTTGACCATCCATGAAGGACGTAACCATCAGGTTAAAAAGATGTTTGAAGCTGTCGGCCTCCAAGTGGACAAGTTGTCACGGACACGTTTTGGACACCTAGACTTGACAGGCCTTCGTCCGGGAGAATCTCGTCGCCTTAACAAAAAAGAAATCAGCCAACTACACACCATGGCTGTAACCAAGAAATAA